A window of Mangifera indica cultivar Alphonso chromosome 11, CATAS_Mindica_2.1, whole genome shotgun sequence contains these coding sequences:
- the LOC123229022 gene encoding LRR receptor-like serine/threonine-protein kinase RGI2, with the protein MSSNAIIIILLFLNICLFPAISALNQEGLSLLSWLSTVESYYSANFFTSWNPAHPTPCNWDYIKCSGDGFVSEITITSIHIPSSFPSQLLCFSHLTTLVLSNVNLTGEIPPAIGNFSSLINLDLSFNAFTGNIPADIGKLAELQLLSLNSNNLHGEIPKEFGNCSKLRQLELFDNQLSGKIPTELGELQDLEIFRLGGNSGILGEIPEQISNCRKLMLLGLADTGISGQIPSSIGELKNLKTLSVYTANIAGYIPPEIGNCSALEDLFLYGNKISGKIPEELGSLKNLKRLLLWQNNLSGRIPGTLGNCTSLTVIDVSLNVLSGKVPVSLANLAALEEILLSENNISGRIPSFVGNFSSLKQLELDTNKFFGEIPPTIGQLKELSLFYAWQNQLHGSIPDKLANCEKLQALDLSQNFLTGSVPSSLFNLKNLSQLLLISNRFSGEIPPNIGNCTGLIRLRLGSNNFSGHIPSEIGRLHRLSFLELAENQFTGDIPPEIGNCTQLEMVDLHKNKLQGTIPTSFVFLVGLNVLDLSRNSIGGIIPENLGKLTYLNKLMVSDNNITGLIPKSLGLCKDLQLLDMSSNRITGSIPEELGRLQGLDILLNLSWNALTSPIPESFSNLSKLANLDLSNNMLSGSLRVLGSLDNLVSLNVSNNNFAGLLPSTKLFNDLPASAFSGNKELCINRTQCHIKDSLRGKKSNISLITCAFLSVTVTMLIIIFGVMIFIRYCGDTFRRNDDEETDLEWDFTPFQKLNFSVNDIVANLSDANIVGKGYSGMVYRVETPTKQVIAVKKLWPLKNGELPERDLFSAEVQTLGSVRHKNIVRLLGCCTNGRTRLLLFDYISNGSLAGLLHEKKVFLDWDARYKILLGAAHGLAYLHHDCIPPIAHRDIKANNILVGPQFDAFLADFGLAKLVDSSENSRVSNLVAGSYGYIAPEYGYSLKITEKSDVYSYGVVLLELITGKEPTDNQIPGSIHITTWINRELREKKKDFTTILDQQLLMRSSTQIREMLQVLGVALLCVHSCPEERPTMTDVTVMLKEIRHENNEDIEKPNSLGRVVSNPKAAVHCSSFSRSSEPLIRSPS; encoded by the exons ATGTCAAGCAATGCAATCataattattcttttgtttcttaacATTTGTTTGTTTCCAGCCATCTCTGCTTTGAACCAAGAAGGTCTCTCTCTACTTTCATGGCTTTCAACTGTTGAGTCTTATTATTCTGCTAATTTTTTCACTTCATGGAATCCAGCACACCCAACTCCATGCAACTGGGACTATATCAAATGTTCTGGGGATGGTTTTGTTTCAGAAATCACTATAACTTCTATTCATATTCCTTCAAGCTTTCCCTCTCAGCTTCTTTGCTTTAGTCATCTCACCACTCTAGTGCTTTCAAATGTGAACCTCACTGGAGAAATTCCCCCTGCAATAGGAAATTTCTCTTCATTGATCAACTTGGACCTCAGCTTCAATGCTTTTACAGGGAATATTCCAGCCGACATAGGAAAGTTAGCTGAGTTGCAGTTACTGTCACTTAACTCCAACAACTTACATGGTGAGATACCAAAAGAATTTGGAAACTGTTCGAAGCTTCGACAGCTTGAACTATTTGATAATCAGCTGTCAGGAAAGATTCCAACTGAATTAGGAGAGTTGCAGGATCTAGAAATCTTCCGGTTGGGTGGTAATTCAGGAATTCTTGGTGAAATTCCAGAGCAAATATCAAATTGCAGGAAACTAATGCTTCTTGGCCTGGCAGATACTGGGATTTCAGGACAGATTCCAAGTAGTATTGGGGAGCTGAAGAATCTCAAGACTCTTTCAGTTTACACTGCCAACATTGCCGGTTATATTCCACCAGAGATTGGTAACTGCTCAGCTTTAGAGGACTTGTTTCTGTATGGAAATAAAATTTCTGGGAAGATCCCTGAAGAATTGGGTTCATTGAAAAATCTCAAAAGGTTGTTGTTATGGCAGAACAATCTGAGTGGGAGGATTCCTGGAACTTTGGGGAACTGTACTAGTTTGACAGTCATTGATGTCTCGTTGAATGTTCTAAGTGGTAAGGTTCCTGTGTCTCTTGCAAATTTAGCTGCATTGGAGGAGATTCTTCTGTCTGAGAACAACATTTCTGGAAGGATACCATCATTTGTTGGCAATTTTTCAAGCCTAAAGCAACTGGAGTTGGATACCAACAAATTTTTTGGTGAGATTCCACCCACTATTGGGCAGTTAAAGGAGCTTTCACTGTTCTATGCCTGGCAGAATCAGCTACATGGAAGCATACCGGATAAACTGGCCAACTGTGAAAAACTTCAAGCATTGGATCTTTCACAAAATTTCCTTACCGGTTCAGTTCCGAGTTCCCTTTTCAATCTCAAGAACTTAAGTCAGTTGCTGTTGATATCAAACAGATTTTCAGGTGAAATTCCACCTAATATTGGCAATTGCACTGGCTTGATCCGTTTAAGATTAGGATCAAACAACTTCTCTGGTCATATTCCATCAGAAATAGGGCGTTTACATAGATTGAGTTTCCTTGAGTTGGCAGAAAATCAATTCACGGGAGACATTCCTCCCGAAATTGGTAATTGCACTCAACTAGAAATGGTAGATttgcataaaaataaacttcaaGGAACAATCCCCACATCTTTTGTATTCCTTGTTGGCCTTAATGTTTTAGACCTTTCAAGGAACAGTATAGGAGGCATTATTCCTGAAAATTTGGGCAAGCTTACATACTTAAACAAACTGATGGTCAGTGACAACAACATTACTGGCTTGATTCCAAAGTCACTAGGACTCTGTAAGGATTTGCAGCTCTTGGATATGAGCAGCAATAGGATCACTGGTTCCATCCCCGAAGAGCTTGGTCGCTTGCAAGGACTTGATATCCTCTTGAACTTGAGTTGGAATGCTTTAACAAGCCCCATTCCAGAAAGCTTCTCAAACCTCTCGAAACTTGCCAACTTAGACCTCTCCAATAACATGCTATCAGGAAGCTTGAGAGTACTGGGTAGTCTTGACAACCTTGTTTCGCTGAATGTCTCAAACAATAATTTTGCAGGTCTCCTTCCCAGTACCAAGCTCTTTAATGACCTTCCTGCTTCTGCATTTTCTGGGAATAAAGAGCTCTGCATTAACAGAACTCAGTGTCACATAAAAGATAGTCTTCGTGGCAAGAAATCCAACATCAGTCTTATCACCTGTGCTTTTCTCAGTGTAACTGTTACTATGCTGATTATAATCTTTGGAGTTATGATATTTATCAGATATTGTGGAGACACATTTAGAAGgaatgatgatgaagaaactGATTTGGAATGGGATTTCACCCCATTTCAAAAGCTTAATTTCTCAGTAAATGACATTGTGGCCAATCTTTCAGATGCAAATATTGTTGGTAAGGGTTATTCCGGGATGGTTTACCGTGTTGAGACTCCAACAAAACAGGTTATTGCAGTAAAGAAGCTATGGCCATTAAAGAATGGTGAGCTTCCAGAGAGAGACTTGTTTTCTGCAGAAGTCCAGACTCTTGGATCAGTAAGGCATAAAAACATAGTGAGGCTTCTGGGGTGTTGCACCAATGGAAGAACTAGATTGCTCTTGTTTGATTACATCAGTAATGGAAGCTTGGCTGGATTGCTCCATGAGAAGAAGGTTTTCTTGGATTGGGATGCAAGGTACAAGATTTTACTGGGAGCAGCTCATGGTTTAGCTTATCTTCACCATGACTGTATTCCTCCAATAGCTCACCGTGATATCAAGGCAAACAACATCTTGGTAGGACCACAATTTGACGCTTTTCTTGCAGACTTTGGACTTGCAAAGCTTGTTGATTCTTCAGAAAATTCAAGAGTCTCCAACTTAGTTGCAGGGTCCTATGGCTACATTGCTCCTG AATATGGATACAGCTTGAAGATCACAGAGAAGAGTGATGTGTACAGCTATGGTGTAGTACTTCTAGAGCTCATAACTGGAAAAGAACCAACTGATAACCAGATTCCGGGCAGCATCCACATTACCACTTGGATCAACAGGGAActtagagaaaagaaaaaagatttcaCAACAATTCTTGACCAGCAACTACTAATGAGATCAAGTACACAAATTCGAGAAATGCTTCAAGTTCTAGGAGTGGCTCTCCTCTGTGTACATTCTTGCCCTGAGGAACGACCAACAATGACAGATGTAACAGTAATGCTCAAGGAGATCAGACATGAAAATAATGAAGATATAGAAAAGCCAAATTCTCTTGGCAGAGTAGTGTCCAACCCAAAAGCAGCAGTTCATTGTTCTAGTTTTTCTAGATCATCAGAACCTCTAATTAGATCGCCCTCCTAA
- the LOC123229094 gene encoding dof zinc finger protein DOF1.2, translated as MISEATDHQILNCPPMPLPSPPMVRRYKSTAEVASNCPRCASSNTKFCYYNNYSLSQPRYFCKGCRRYWTKGGSLRNVPVGGGCRKNRRLKSASRLNERVSVNYSKRFSGFDDNVSKQTKGCSSDGNSVDIDMAVVFAKFLNESSSNSDNPEEFVSQELDSVHKDAMMECQKPRDDQILEDFNQILVGEMSNVNNAASELQTSLDDEVVVPDSWWADHAAATLPNFSRQELDSFAANDVDNQLMASANLMNDNWSNSFDFSAGYEVYSRP; from the coding sequence ATGATCTCAGAAGCTACTGATCACCAAATTCTGAATTGCCCTCCAATGCCATTGCCATCGCCACCAATGGTCCGGAGATATAAATCCACAGCTGAAGTTGCGTCCAACTGTCCTCGCTGTGCCTCGTCAAACACCAAGTTTTGTTACTACAACAACTACAGCTTGTCGCAGCCGCGCTACTTCTGCAAAGGCTGTAGACGATACTGGACCAAAGGGGGTTCGCTCAGAAATGTGCCCGTGGGTGGCGGCTGTCGCAAGAATCGTAGACTCAAGTCCGCTTCCAGGCTCAATGAACGTGTTTCTGTGAATTACAGTAAGCGTTTCAGTGGCTTTGACGATAACGTAAGTAAGCAAACCAAGGGTTGTTCCTCTGATGGGAACTCGGTGGATATTGACATGGCTGTCGTTTTCGCCAAGTTTCTGAATGAGAGCTCGAGCAATTCTGATAATCCTGAAGAGTTTGTTTCTCAGGAATTGGATAGTGTCCACAAGGATGCGATGATGGAATGCCAGAAACCGAGGGATGACCAGATTCTTGAagatttcaatcaaattcttgtGGGGGAAATGAGTAACGTGAATAATGCTGCATCCGAATTGCAAACTTCGTTGGATGATGAAGTTGTTGTTCCGGATTCATGGTGGGCGGACCATGCGGCTGCAACTCTGCCTAATTTTTCACGGCAAGAGTTGGATTCATTTGCAGCCAATGACGTTGACAATCAGTTAATGGCTTCTGCAAATCTAATGAACGATAATTGGAGCAATTCCTTCGATTTCTCAGCCGGATATGAAGTCTACTCAAGACCTTAA
- the LOC123229205 gene encoding ABC transporter G family member 22-like, with protein sequence MQMELQRELRFEEPETFQGMTEAENVESKICVQRVESLGRTREPPCKTTIGKTKSLSAQFLVNIDDLVNNVSDNIQRQSPNCKDSVMAPSPADHEEDPDSCRSKRMQIGPSLPIYLKFQDVKYKVAVRNLKGSDKEKHILHGTTGSVNPGEVLAIMGPSGGGKTTLLNILSGRIKLDSGIIAYNDQPFSKSLKKRIGFVMQDDVVFPHLTVNETLTYTALLRLPNTLTPQQKKERAWDVICELGLERCQNTVIGGKFVRGVSGGERKRVCIGNEILLNPSLLFLDEPTSGLDSTTALRIVQMLRDIAKGGKTVATTIHQPSGRLFREFDKLILLGRGNSLYSGKASEAMPYFSSIGCSPLIAMNPAEFLIDLANGNINDKTFPSKSQAKLLHGTGNQSYQNGWPSPSDVHEYLVEAYEARGAKTEKRKVLKLVEVEGEMEMQEKLNYRESQATWWEQFSILLRRGLRERRHEYFSCMRVTQVISTAIIIGLLWCRSNASTPQRLQDQAGLLFFISVFWGFFPLFTAIFTFPQERAMLSKERSVDMYKLSAYFLARDISDLPLDLILPIVFLVIVYLMVGLKLNFTAFSLTMLTVFLSVIASQGLGLVMGAAFMDVKKATTLASIVVMTFMLSGGFFIQNVPYFMTWVRYISFNYHSYRLLRKIQFSCSDSGPCDSPLIRELRLDQGGLEVGALVAMMVGYRLLAYFLLRRMK encoded by the exons a TGCAGATGGAGTTGCAAAGAGAACTTAGATTTGAGGAACCTGAGACTTTTCAGGGGATGACTGAAGCTGAAAATGTCGAGAGTAAAATCTGTGTACAAAGGGTTGAAAGCTTAGGCAGGACAAGAGAACCACCCTGTAAAACAACCATAGGCAAAACAAAGTCATTAAGTGCCCAATTCTTGGTCAACATAGATGACCTTGTTAACAATGTTTCGGATAACATTCAGCGGCAGAGTCCCAATTGCA AAGATAGTGTAATGGCTCCATCTCCTGCAGATCATGAAGAAGATCCAGACTCATGCAGGTCAAAGAGAATGCAAATTGGGCCTTCCTTACCCATATATCTCAAg TTCCAGGATGTAAAATACAAGGTTGCAGTAAGGAATTTAAAAGGCTCAGATAAGGAGAAGCACATACTCCATGGAACTACTGGTTCAGTTAATCCTGGAGAAGTTCTTGCAATAATGGGACCATCAGGAGGTGGTAAAACAACTCTGCTTAATATTCTCAGCGGCAGGATCAAACTTGACAGTGGCATCATCGCTTACAATGACCAACCATTTAGCAAATCACTCAAAAAGAG GATCGGATTTGTGATGCAAGATGATGTAGTGTTCCCCCACCTGACAGTAAATGAAACTCTGACATATACTGCTCTTCTCCGGCTTCCGAATACCTTGACACCACagcaaaaaaaagaaagagcatGGGATGTTATATGTGAGCTTGGGCTGGAAAGGTGCCAAAACACAGTGATTGGAGGGAAATTTGTGAGAGGGGTTTCAGGTGGTGAGAGAAAAAGGGTGTGTATTGGCAATGAGATCTTGCTGAATCCGTCACTTCTGTTCTTGGATGAACCAACGTCAGGCTTGGATTCAACAACCGCTTTAAGAATTGTGCAGATGCTACGAGACATAGCAAAG GGTGGCAAGACGGTGGCGACTACAATACATCAGCCCTCCGGTAGACTCTTCAGGGAGTTTGACAAACTCATTTTGTTGGGTAGAGGGAATTCTTTATACTCGGGAAAAGCTTCGGAAGCCATGCCATATTTCTCTTCAATCGGTTGCTCTCCTCTTATAGCCATGAACCCAGCAGAATTTCTCATTGATCTTGCAAATGGGAACATAAATGACAAAACATTTCCATCAAAATCACAGGCCAAGTTGCTACATGGAACTGGAAACCAGAGTTATCAAAATGGATGGCCCTCTCCATCTGATGTTCATGAG TACCTTGTGGAGGCCTATGAAGCTCGAGGAGCGAAAACCGAGAAGAGAAAGGTCTTAAAACTTGTGGAGGTAGAAGGTGAGATGGAGATGCAGGAGAAGTTAAATTACAGGGAAAGTCAAGCAACTTGGTGGGAACAGTTCTCAATTCTCTTGAGAAGAGGCCTTAGGGAAAGACGCCATGAGTATTTTAGCTGTATGCGTGTGACACAAGTTATTTCTACTGCTATAATCATTGGCCTACTTTGGTGCCGTTCGAATGCTTCAACTCCACAGCGACTTCAGGATCAG GCGGGGCTGTTGTTCTTCATTTCAGTGTTTTGGGGCTTCTTTCCTTTATTTACAGCCATTTTCACATTCCCCCAAGAAAGAGCAATGCTATCTAAGGAAAGATCTGTGGACATGTACAAACTCAGTGCCTATTTTTTAGCCAGAGACATTAGTGATCTTCCATTGGATCTCATTCTGCCTATTGTGTTCCTTGTGATAGTCTATCTTATGGTTGGGTTGAAACTGAACTTCACCGCCTTTTCTCTGACAATGCTCACAGTTTTCCTCAGTGTTATAGCTTCTCAG GGTCTTGGACTAGTTATGGGTGCAGCATTCATGGATGTGAAGAAAGCAACAACATTGGCATCTATTGTTGTTATGACCTTTATGCTTTCTGGTGGATTCTTTATCCAG AATGTTCCATATTTTATGACATGGGTGCGCTACATCTCTTTCAATTATCACTCATACAGGCTTCTCCGGAAAATCCAGTTCAGTTGCTCTGATTCAGGTCCTTGTGATTCTCCTTTAATCAGAGAACTCAGACTCGATCAAGGTGGCCTAGAAGTGGGAGCTCTGGTGGCCATGATGGTGGGGTATCGGTTACTGGCTTACTTCCTTTTAAGGAGAATGAAATAA
- the LOC123229318 gene encoding nuclear speckle RNA-binding protein B-like: MPLFSSSLSSSSSSSSSSSSSFSSAFWFDFSFMDSSDFPVSKSPRREIQGPRPAPLKVRKDSYKIRKPPVPPQQQQQIQQQHHPHHQAPPRPPVIIYTVSPKVIHTNPSDFMNLVQRLTGSSSTSSTMTSSASGTSSSSSTYDPFNNMSGAISPAARYASIEKAAKTPGKMKKQQVIGHDHEANNIGGFVEGIEMDHNIERSSFFPGILSPGPTSLPTISPSFFSPLSDPNYFSNFFHDLSPVLHGNKNFMEGSFMPSPPSFLSPHIPSPTPSLDIFNNFFDF; the protein is encoded by the coding sequence atgcctttattttcatcatcactatcttcttcatcatcttcttcgtcctcctcctcttcttctttttcttcagctttttggtttgatttttccTTCATGGATTCATCGGATTTCCCTGTCAGTAAATCTCCCCGGAGAGAGATTCAAGGTCCTCGGCCGGCGCCTTTAAAAGTTCGTAAAGACTCCTACAAGATCAGGAAGCCACCAGTGCCGCcacagcaacaacaacaaatcCAACAACAACATCACCCACACCACCAAGCGCCGCCGCGGCCTCCGGTGATAATCTACACTGTGTCACCGAaggtaattcacacaaaccctAGTGACTTTATGAACCTTGTTCAACGCCTTACTGGctcttcttctacttcttctaCTATGACTTCTTCCGCCTCCGGTACATCGTCTTCTTCATCGACATATGATCCTTTTAACAACATGAGCGGTGCAATTTCGCCGGCTGCAAGATACGCAAGCATAGAAAAAGCCGCGAAGACGCCCGGTAAGATGAAGAAGCAACAAGTAATCGGCCACGATCATGAAGCTAATAACATTGGCGGTTTCGTAGAGGGGATTGAAATGGATCATAATATTGAAAGGTCAAGTTTTTTTCCAGGGATTTTATCTCCAGGACCCACTTCACTTCCCACGATATCACCAAGCTTCTTTTCGCCACTGTCTGATCCAAACTACTTCAGCAATTTCTTCCATGATTTGAGTCCAGTGCTTCATGGCAACAAGAATTTCATGGAAGGGAGCTTCATGCCAAGCCCTCCCAGCTTTCTTTCCCCTCACATACCATCTCCAACTCCATCGTTAGACATCTTCAACAATTTCTTTGACTTCTAG